The following DNA comes from Oreochromis niloticus isolate F11D_XX linkage group LG23, O_niloticus_UMD_NMBU, whole genome shotgun sequence.
AAGCCAAACTATCTATCATACACCTCAGCCTTACtaagagtttctgtctgatttctcagactttctttctgatttagtgctcagctcagataaaatatttattgtgggtgattttaacatccatgtagatcctaaaaatgacagcctcaacacagcatttaatctgttattagactaaTTTAAAAGAACCTACCCACCTttatctccaaccttcctttcatatcaaacatccttgaaagagtagttgtcaaacagctaacagatcatctgcagaggaatggcttatttgaagagtttcagtcaggtttcagagctcatcacagcacagaaacagctttagtgaaggttacaaatgattttcttatggcctctgacagtggactcatctctgtgcttgtcctgctagacctcagtgcagcgttcgatactgtcgaccataatatcctattacaGCATTAGAGCTGTAGgtattaacctcctaagacccgaactcttccacgacatgcatttttaatttctgtttgatatttgggcatattggggcctgatgaatgaaaaaacaaagaatttccagatttttttttttttttaccttatttttgtttttaagaaaaatgagagccacaaatgaggatattcatttaaaattttgatagaacagtagcagtataatgtcctcgtaagtggatatcaggcccatgtagagcaaaattgagtattttggtctaaataaccaaaaatgtgatgtccacatatgtggacggcaggttcTAGGAGGTTAAAGGCACTGTGCTGTAGTAGTTTAAATCATATCTGTCTAATAGACTCcatgttcatgtaaatggagagtcctcttcaaaCACTAAAGTGCTAGGACCAATGCCAGGACCAATTCAGGACcagtttacattatacatgctttagacagtatcattagaaggcatagcatacatttctGCTATGCAGACGACTGCTAAATTTATCTTTCCATGGATCCCAATAATGGACACATGAATAGCAGGGATgtcctggatgacctctaaatTTGTCcttctaaattcagatcaaactgaggttattgtacttggccctgaaaatcttagaaatatggtatctaagcagattcttactctggatggcattaccttggcctccagtaatgctgtgaggaaccttggagtcatttttgaccaggacatgtccttcaatgcacatattaaacaaatatgtaagactgctttcttccatttgtgcaacatctctaaaattagaaatatcctgtctcagagtgatgctgaaaaaaactagttcatgcatttattacttccaggctggactactgtaattcattattatcagatgtcctaaaaactcgctgaaaagccttcagttaatccagaatgctgcagcaagggtcctgacagggactagaaagagagagcagatttctcctgttttggcttcccttcattggcttcctgttaaatccagtactcaaaatcctgctcctcacatacaaggtcttaaataatcaggccccatcttatcttaattaggggtgggttttaaaaaaaaaagagaaagatttGCTGATTCAAATCAATTTTAGTTTGACTAATGTGATATCGATTCAtgaaatcctgaatcgatttttaaatataaatgtattttgccagaaatcccagaatctcagcttaaagctcacaaaactatttcaacaactgccaaacagctaaaaccGCAATTGAAAGCAGGTAAATGGATTCCACAAAAAAGAcatcctctctacttttaagtttaggcttcaaactttccccTTTGCTTATAAGGGGACTCGGGGTCTGTGAGCAGTGGGgactgttattgttattgttattattattattattattattattattattattattattattattgttatttggTGTGTCGTCTGCACTGCCTCTGATCTGTCCTCATCTGTATGTAggcaggtttgtgtgtgtgtatgtgtgttgctgttgtttgtgGCCAAGTTACAGGCATCTTCAGGCCTGAGGGGCGTGGCCTGGCTTGAGGACTGGCCACACCCAAAGCCCTTGCCACACACCTGCTCCTCATCTgggctcgtcgggggagctattTAGATGAGCGATGGAGCTTCCACCGACGCTGGATTATTGTGTTTGACTTCACGTCAGTCTTCTAGCTTAGTTTGAAAGTCTGTGAGTGTATACCTGCTGGGATAAAGTGTGTAACGGCTGCCTCTATGGTTTTCCCTCAGGAGGAACGTGGGACGAGACAGAGCAGTGAGCACGGGGAGTGCAGAGACACTGGAGCAGAGAGCACTACACTGGGACTTTTGGGAAGAAGACACAACACGGGAGTCTGGGACACTGGAGAATTTATTGTTGCTTGCTTCACCAccctttgtaaataaacactgttgcaGTGAAAAGTCCGGCGTTTGGGTCCTATTTCCCCATctccccacggtctgccagcCAGACCTTGACAGAATAATCCAGCCGTTATGGACCCAGCGGACTCAAGGACCATCTCACAGGAAGAGTTGCTTGCCCAGCTCTGGAGCTACTGTCAGAGCATTCTCCAGGGGGCAGATCCTCCTCAGAGACACTTACAGGTCGTATTTTTTGATTCTTTCCTATCATCAACCACCTTATCTGTGAGCTTTTTGGACATTAAGAGACTAATTTTGATTATAACCATGCTGAGGGCAAGTTCCTGCTTTGAGCTTTTCGGTTTGGGCTGTCCGGGCGAGGAGGATGTGGCGACCTCCCTGGGAGCCCTTGCTGcccatttcttttttcataggCAGATAGCTTCCCCACCGTCGTTTGCGGCTCACTTGTTGGACCCTCCATTGTGGGGGACACAGGTCACACGCCCTCTGCACCTCACCACATCTCCACTCACCTCCGCGGCATCTGCTGAGTCAGCAGACAAAGGACCGGCAGCTCAAAGCCATACAGCTGCTCTCCTGTCCGGCCGACTGGTGGAACCTCAGCCTGTCGCGCCGGCCCCGGCATCATCAAAGAAGCAACGCTCGTGCCGCCGGCGCCCCTCACCGCCGCCAGATTCCCTGACTTTCCCTCAGCTGATTGTGGTGAGTCGTATGGACAATTCATCTTCACTCACCTCATCGGTTTATTCACTGGATGTGTGAACGCTAACCTTGTAGCATCACTAtttgtttatacacctctcagcatttaattattagttattaatctctggctctcatgCACAATGTCTCTGTCATGTCTTCCTCCCCTAACCCATAACCAGTCACAGctgatggccccgcccctccctgagcctggttctgctggaggttttattcctgttaaaagggagtttttccttcctcctGTCCCACTTTCTCACATgggtaagtaagtaaagtacataaaatgtatttacagaACACTTTTTAAGACCAGAATCTATTGCAATCATTGAGCTGCAAGTGATTCTGCTCGCACCACATGACAAAGGACTCCACCGAAGGTGATGAGACGAAGTATGTCGTCTCAATACCCCCACCGATGGATCCAAACACTGCAAAGTCAACAGAAAACTTTGGAAGATGAAAAGTGTCTGCCCAGTGGCAAAATTCCTTGGTGTAAAGGGTGAAAGTACGTCCCTTGTGATGCTGCTGATCCACTTGTCAGAAACACAGTATTGGAGATGCACATCTTGTGGTCGTTCCATCAGGTATTCAATAAAATAGGACATGAGAGAgccatccacctgcatcgctgtcaGATTTTCATCCAGGGGGTCAGCCTTGTGGCATTGAATGCACTGGAAAAGTAAAATAACATGACCCTTACAGTGCTCGTTGGCTGGTCCAGATGGGCGGAGACATGTCTGAGCAGGTggatgatgacatcatcaactcCAAGGCggggctggtaagcaaactaaAGGGGTCCAGATCTGGCCTAGGTCAGAGCTGATCTACGATGACCCTTTCCACGGTCTGTACGATGTAGGAAGTCAGTGCAATAGGTCTGTAATCGTGGAAGCCACTGGAACAAAGCATCTTTGGTACAGTAATGAGGCATGATGTCTTCCACGGCATCGGGACAGTTTATGAAAGGCGATCAGACCTACCCAGGTGTGGGGTTAGCAGAGCGAGAACAGTTCACAGTTCAATATCTTTGACAGAGATGTGAGCAGGTTTGCACCACTGGTTGTTAACAAGAACGGCAAGCTGCACTCCTTTCTGCTTACTACTCGTTGAGCTCTCTTTCATCAAGTTTTCTGAGCAGTTTTGTTTATACCTCATCATTTCAACTGCTGTAGCAAAAGAATTTTGTTAGAGCAGTTGAAAAAtggtggggtggctgtagctcaggtggtatagcaggtcacctactaatcggaaggttgaTGTTCTGCTCAGAGTCTGCGTGcaaaatatccttgggcaagatattaaccccatgttgctctccgatgcatccatcaaaGTATGAATGCGTGTGAATTTCAGATAGAAAGCGCTTGCATAGAAAGAACATGTGCTTGTGCCAATCAGTGAATGAGACAATTTATGTAAAGTACTTttagtgctcagagtagaaaagcactataaaaGAACCAGTTATAAGAACCATTTATTTCTGACGTTTTTGTGCTATTTGGTACAGATGAATTTGATGGTGATAGGAGGGGAAAATAGAAAGGGACACAGACTGTGAGCAGTGAAACAAAAGCAGCCCAGCAGAAGATCCCTGAGCAACAGACAGATGTTAGTTATACTGAGGAGACTATGGAACTTGTCAACAATAAAAGTTACAGGAAAGTGAGAATGAAGTGTTAGTTCATTTATCTCACAAATAAAGTGGGCTTTATAAAACTCCCACACTGAAAATTGGCTCACTTTAGCTCTGTTTTCACTTGTCACTCTCCAGGACATTAACCAGAACTGATAATCTGGTCATGGGGCTGTAAGTTTTTGAAATAAGAGTCAAtccaaaaaaaataattaattaaaagttTCTAGCAAATTAGGCAAGAAGAATCatggaataaaataaacaattagctttcaaaataaagatatTAAATGATCAGGATGTGCCAGATTAAAGTTTAGGAGCTTTATGCACCTCTGACACTTTCACTGGATTAGAAATAAACTGATTTATCACAGAATGATCAGTAGGCAGCGTGGGTAATTCTTATCAATAGTatttaaagctttaaaagaaACTGGTGCAATGGAAttcttgttaaaaaaacaacaacaacactatcTGGTTAATGAGAAATTTCTTGATAATGCATTGGGGAATTATATGCCAGTTTTATGTTAAGCAAAGGATTTAATAGCCttccaaaataataataataatgataaaaaaggAATTATAATGTTATTAACATTGTTTGACCttttggtaaaaaaaatatcagctgaCATGAGCCTTGCTCTCCTCGCCCATGCTGTATTGTCTTCATGGAATTACTTGCATGGAGTCTGGAGTGAACTATGTCAAGAGTCAATCAAgggtctctgttagtacatgacttaataattgatcaacaaatcgatttactctaccttacagaaacctggttgcagcaggatgattatgttagtttaaatgaatcaacacccccgagtcattctaactaccagaaacctcgaagcacaggccgagggggcggtgtggcagcaatttttcacaccagcctattaatcaaccaaagacccagagagacttttaattcatttgaaagcctgatgcttagcctcgtccaccccagctgtaaaactcagaaaccagtcttacttgttatcatctatcgtccacctgggccttacacagagtttctgtctgatttctcagactttttatctgatttagtgctcagctcagataaaataattattgtgggtgattttaacatccatgtagatgctaaaaatgacagcctcaacatcgcatttaatctgttattagactgaattggcttctctcaaaatgtaaaagaacccacccaccactttaatcacactctagatcttgttttaacatatggcatagaaactgaacatttaacagtgtttcctgaaaaccctctgctgtctgatcatttcctgataacatttacatttacaataattgattacacagcagtggagagtagactttatcacagtagatgtctttctgaaagtgctgtacctaagtttaagaatataatccacccactgttatcatcttcaatgccctgtaccaacatagagcagagcagctatctgaacgctactccaacagaggtcgatcatcttgttaataattttacctcctcactacgtacgactctggatactgtagctcctgtgaaaactaaggtctcaaatcagaagtacctgactccgtggtataattctcaaacacgtagcctaaagctaAAAAGACAACTTCCGGTTGCGCTGTAAGATGGCCGCACCAATGATAGCGCCGAGTCATCTCAGCaaaaattttattatttattttgtactgcagcgacctgtccagggtgtaccccgcctctcgcacctatgacagctaggataggctccagcaccccccacGACCCTgtaaaaggataagcggaagcagatggatggatagatttTGTACTGCTTGCTATTTCTGTGCACACAGTGCTATCATATACTCGGTATGACAGACAAATGCTGTCATACCGACAGACAAATTGGATGTCACGGTCCGGCAGATCTGCCTGAGGAGTTCTGCTTtgtgttcctttttttcctctctctctccccctctctgtcGCCTGGACGGAGTTCATCGTGGGCTCCCGCCTTTGGCCTACATACCTGGGAGATGATCAACACCTGCGTCTCATTAACTGGCCTCTACTAAAGGGAAGAAGCGAGACTGCTCTTCGCTGGATCGTTGCTTGACATGTGTCAGTGAAATCCCGGCTCGGCCACTACAGCCTTGTTCCCGTGTGTCAGCTTCTTGTGCTAATGATTTATTTCCCTGTGTACAGATCCCTGGACCTACCGTTGTTCCCTGCTGAGTTTCTGGTGCGAGAGAGGAGTGAATGCCTGGTGAGACGTCACGAGAGACTGTGGAGGAGAGAGAGTGTTCCCCCTGCTTTTCCCTGTGGATTCCCTGGAGCCCTGATCCCCGCACGCCTGTATATAGCACTGAGTCACTGCTTCACTTTTTCACCTGGTGTTTGTAAATAAAGATCCCTCTGTTCTTCCTTCAAGAAAGGAGTCCTGCGTTTGAGTCCTCCCAGTGACCGTAACATTGGAGCTACGTTTGTCAGCCAGTTCGGACTTTACAGCAGGTTTCGACACCGTGGATACTCTGCTGCCTGGTCTCCTTTGTTTACTCACGCAACACCGAGGGAAAACAAAGAGGGGGAAATGCGCCGGAGTTTTGAGCCGAACCCGACAGAGAAACTCCGGCGCATTTGTCCAGCATCCTGCTCTCGAATCTCCAGTCTCTGGACAACAAACTTGACGAGCTGCGTGCACGGATTAAACACCAAAAAGATATCAGGAACTGCTGTGTTCTGGCCTTCACAAAGACATGGCTAGAGCCCAGCGTCCCCGACTGCACCATCACGCCAGATGGATTCACTGTTTACCAGGGAGACTGAATAAAGGACTCAGGCAAGAAAAGGGGAGGAGGGGTGTGCTTTATGGTTAACTCTTTGTGGGCTACAGATGTGTGTATCTTAAAAACTTACTGCTCTCAGAGCCTCGAGCTGCTGACCATTAAAGTTAGACCAgtataaacggtagtaaccagactgaaaagcagcacacattttggtgctttatttcggtgcttttttttttcttgagatgtcatacactttggattctagccaatcattttacctttccaaggagagtaggcgggcccaggtacgtacgttcttttagagcagagctacagattaaaaatgcccaaggcgaagcggtcgaagtctggctgtacttcacagcaaaagatgcaaactcagcagcctgcaacaagtgctttaaggtgatactgtgcaaaggaggtaactcctcgaatctgatgaaacacctggcgacgcatagcgtttttttaaaagccgagaaatgcaccgatAGCTTGCTGTGAGACCttacaccgtgcacatctactgcgggtgtggtgcctgttatcggacctggagttagcaacatcccccaagaacccgaagagtagagtcctggcccttagccctgtcagcgtagcagaaatgatgacggatgatgatggcagcagcagccgttcttctctgggtgagtagcttcatgttgttcgtgtgtaatttacgttgagtaggctaaccacgttattaaagtaatgcatgtaaggtgaactagcaaacaccgtcgtagttacatgcagctgtcttcttgtttgatagagtgataccatatatgccctatagctgcagaaaaggctaacattgttatctttttacaaaaaaaacagctaaacatgagaggttttaggacaaagtttgtgttttccattgtttaagcaccggttccaaCTAAAGGAGGTATGTTGTATCAGCAGAAAAGGCTAACCTGGTTATCATtttgtagaaaaaaagagactgctaaaaataaaaacataagaggtttttggacaaactttgtgttctccattctttaaacACCGGTTCAAGCACCGGCACTGTAGTActggtttggcaccggtattgGATAAAagctaaacgatacccatccctactcctGAGGGAGTTCAGTTCTTTCAGCTGTTTACATTCCCCCACATGTTGATAAAGCTATAGACGAACTGTATAACGTCATTATTGGACTTGAGAACAAAAATCCCGAAGCTGCTTTTAttgtgctgggagacttcaacagAACCAACATGAAGAAAGTTCTTCCCAAATACTACCAACACATCTCCTTCCCCACAAGAGGTGATCAAACACTGGACCATAGAGACTGAAAATGTGATGTCATTTCCAGGGTAAAACCGCAAATGATTGTAGGTACAAGTGGCTAGCGGGTACATGGGCTACAAGACAACAGTCACACAGAGATaaacagagacaaaaagaaTGGCAAGaggctgttgtattattaactgccatagccggtcgcatgacagccactgGAAGCCATCGGGTAAAGCAATCGGTTTTTATCGGATTCCTTCGTGGAAGAAAAATTGTGTCAAGTCATGTTTCCGAAGTCATGAAAAGGTGACGCAGGGCCTGGATTGCGGGGTAAGTCCCGAAACACACGGTGGTACAAGAAATCCCTTTCACTGGAAAGAACAGTGACTGTCGCTGCCCCCTCTCTCTTCCAGTACTCCGGagcaaagagacagacaggacGGCTAGGGACGTTGCTGGGTTTTCTTTGCCCCACTCTGATTTTAGTGGATTTTAATGCTGTGGCTGACGCCACTGGACTTttagtgttgtttttattgtgcgTTCTCCCTGGCCAGGgatgtttttaactgttttaaatcttttttgtgaaataaattatattttagtaATCGAGTTTTATATTGTTCTATTGCCTTGGCTTCTCCACTGCTCTGTCCGTTTTGTGAAGGGTTGCCCTTCACATAGAATAAAGCTGCTGTCCACCTACATATCTGCCTACTCGGAATATGTCAgtgtcctgtacccatccgtcggtaaactggaactgggcttgttgcagggatctgaagttaCCAAACACTTCATGAGTATATGCACTAACACTTAAGAACACAAAAAGGTATGAGGAGAAagtcaaaggagtgaaagggttagACCCATACAAGCATACAGAGTGGACTaaagacgttagcgtgctgcctagggatgggtattgataagattttcacgattccgattccattttcgattctgtttaactattcgattctttatcgattcttttttaaaaaggagaacactaaggtcgattagcttagaactttgttttatatcttctctttgaacaagatagaaatttaggagtaacatggccttacaaacccaacagtgagatcttaagagatccacagcctacggctcttcaatggggtgtcacagggtccccaggaaaagaaattgtaaatgtaaaataataaaataaatattcttctgtagcaataacaaagtataacataaattattctgtagcaattacacaagaatatccagtaatatccctgcctacaattaaacacattcacttaccgaaaatcgggggcatctgctgtggcaaa
Coding sequences within:
- the LOC102078479 gene encoding uncharacterized protein LOC102078479 encodes the protein MDPADSRTISQEELLAQLWSYCQSILQGADPPQRHLQVVFFDSFLSSTTLSVSFLDIKRLILIITMLRASSCFELFGLGCPGEEDVATSLGALAAHFFFHRQIASPPSFAAHLLDPPLWGTQVTRPLHLTTSPLTSAASAESADKGPAAQSHTAALLSGRLVEPQPVAPAPASSKKQRSCRRRPSPPPDSLTFPQLIVSQLMAPPLPEPGSAGGFIPVKREFFLPPVPLSHMDPWTYRCSLLSFWCERGVNAW